From the Salvelinus fontinalis isolate EN_2023a chromosome 21, ASM2944872v1, whole genome shotgun sequence genome, the window aattatgttagcacagctgaaaacttttgttctgattaaagaagcaataaaactggccttctttagactagttgagtatctggagcatcagcatttgtgggtttgataacAGGCTcataatgtccagaaacaaataactttcttctgaaactcgtcagtctaatcttgttctaagaaatgaaggctattacaagcaagaaattgccaagaaactgaagatctcgtacaacgctgtgtactactcccttcacagaacagcgcaaactgtctctaaccagaatagaaagaggagtgggaggccctggtgcacaactgagcaagaggacaagtacattagagtgtctagtttgagaaacagatgcctcacaagtcctcaactggcagcttcattaaaaaagtacccgcaaaacaccagtctcaacgtcaacagtgaagaggcaactcttcGCCTCTTTACTGTGACCACAAACTTTCGaaaggtagtgtatatataaaaaatatagaaCTTATCCAAACCAAAACCATGGATAGATAGCAGCATTTGCGctaaactgaaagtgcgaaccaccgtATTTCACCACGGaaaggtgactggaaacatggacgtgtacaaacagaccagctatgccctccgtaaggcaatcaaagaggcaaaacaacagtacagggacaagttaaacaccttctttgcccactaCGAGGAAACACAGAGCCGCCGATGCAGGCCACCACCACTCACAAGCTCTCGTTTTCCGTGGCCGACATGAAGAAGATATTTAAgcttgttaaccctcgcaaggatgttggcccagacagcatcccaagCTGTGTCCTCAGCGCATGTGCAGACCAGTTGGCTGGAgtatttacggacatattcaatctttccctatcccagtctgttgtccccacttgcatCAACATGTCCACcactgttcctgtacccaagaaaattaaggtaactgaactaaattactatcgcccccgtagcactcacttctgtcatcatgaagtgctttgagaggctagttaagtaTTATACCTCCTCCACCTTACCCACCTCCATGGATGACGCAATTGACAtctcactgcacactgccctatcccatctgaacaagaggaatacttatgtaaaaaagctGCGCATTGACTACAGCTGagtcttcaacaccatagtgccctccaagctcatcaataagcttggggccctgggtctgaaccccgccctgtgcaactggatattggacatcctgacgggccgcccccaggtggtgaaggtaggcaacaatacCTCCACCACTCTGatcttcaacacaggggccccacaagggtgcgtgcttagcatcctcctgtactccctgttcagccatgactgcgtggccatgcacgtctccaactcaatcatcattctgatgacacaactgtggtaggtaagacagactacagggaggagatgagggccctggcagagtggtgccaggaaaataacctctcacgtaacatcaacaaaacgaaggagttgattgtggacttcaggagacagcagagggagcacgcctccATCCACATTGATGGGGCCGGCAGTGGAGATGGTGAAAAGAATCAAGTTCCTCTGATCAATGACAGCCTGAAATgttccatccacacagacagtgtggtgaagaaagtgCAACAGTGCGTctacaacctcaggaggctgaagaaatttggcttggcccctaagaccctcacaaacttctacagatgcaccattgagagcattgtgtcgggctgtatcaccgtctggtacAGCAATTGCACCATCCGCAACTGCAGGGCTGGGGCTTACCGGGGCTTACCACACCAAGGACCTCAGtcacctgagccacggcctgttcaccttACCACCCTCTAGAAGgcagttactgttactagccggctatcacctgatactctaccctgcaccttagagactgctgccctctgtacatagtcattgacACTGGTCAATTTAATAATAATGttcacatactgttttacccacttcatatgtgtATACCGCATTCTAGTccaggctcatcctatataactactgctgtacataccttTCCTATTCAAATAcagtccatactgtctatacacaccattatatacatatGCACAAATCAGAGGGAAATGTGATGTCTTATAGGCTCCATCTTGTGGACATCTGATGACACAACAACTGCTGAGCAGCTGTTAGCATTGAACGTGAGAATACAACATCTGGGTCACTGGCGTAGCACCAGCAACACGTCATAAACCATTAAAGAAATGTTTAGAATTATAGTAAATTCGCTcttaaactgcaacattttctctcagcctcatcaaatcaaattgtattggtcacatacacatggttagcagatgttaatgcgagtgtagcgaaatgcttgtgcttctagttccaaaaGTGCAATAATatataacaagtaatctaacaattcaacaacaactacctaatacacacaaatctaaagggatggaataagaatatgtacatataaatatatggatgggtGATGACCGCCCggtataggcaagatgcaatagatggtaaaaaatgcattatatacatatgagatgagtaatgtaagatatataaacattattaaagtggcattattaaagtgactagtgatccatttattaaagtggccaatgattttgaGTCTGTATggaggcagcagcctctctgtgttagtgatttaacagtctgatggccttgagatagaagctgtttttcagtctctcggtcccaactttgatgcacctgtactaacctcgccttctagatggtagctgggtgaacaggcagtagcttgggtggttgttgtcctttatGATCTTTTTGGTTTTCCAtcgtgacatcgggtgctgtaagtgtcctggagggcaggtagttttcccctggtgatgcattgtgcagaccgcaccaccatctggagagccttgcggttgtgggcggtgtagttgccgtaccaggcggtgatacatcccgacaggatgctctcaattatgcgcctgtaaaagtttgtgagggttgtAGGTGAcacgccaaatttcttcagcctcctgaggttgaagaggtgctgttgtgccttcttcacaacgctgtctgtgtgggtggaccatttcagtttgtccgtgatgtgtacgccgagaaacttaaaactttccaccttctccactgctgtcctgtcgatgtggaaaggggggtgctccctctgctgtttcctgaagtccatgatcctttcctttgttttgttggcattgagaggttgttttcatgacaccacactccgagtgccctcacctcctccctgtaggctgtctcgtcgtcgtTGGTAATttagcccactactgttgtgttgtctgcaaacttgatgattgagttgaaggcgtgcatggccacgcagtcatgggtgaacagggagtacaggagggggctgagcatgcacccctgcagggccccagtgttgaggatcagcaaagtggagctgttgtttcctaccctcaccacccgagggcggcccgtcagaaagtccaggacccaattaatgatgagcttggagggaactatggtgttgaatgctgagctgtagtcaatgaacagcattcttacataggcatttctcttgtccagatgggatagggcagtgggcagtgtgatggcgattgcatcgtaaattgagtgggtctagggtggcaggtaaggtggaggtgatatgatccttgactagtctctcaaagcacttcatgatgacataagtgagtgctacggggtgatagtcatttagttcagttatctttgccaaaATGTGGCAAAATGTGTAAGGCAACATGAGAATGAGCTATAAAACAATAGAATACTAGAAAGGACATTAGCTTATTATGATGGTCTAAAGATCAGCCATTTTGTTCAGGGAGTTGAtcaaccatggtttgccagtgctgtgataagatattgtgtaaaataatgaattttaAGAATTTATCTTCACTGCAACGTGACCAATCGGGGTTGGCTACGTAAGACTAGTCTGCCCCACGCCTTCAGGTGGTTATACATCTCTGTACACTCTTTCATATACCCTATGTAATGATGACCTTGGATGACTAATAAAGTTGGGATTTACACTCCCTTGTAATACAGTGAGAATCACTTAGAAGCTTCGGTAACTGATTATAGATTGGACTTTTATGAGACATTTATTTAAATTAAACATACATATAGTAAAGTCCTACTACAAGGACAATATGTGAACCTTTAAAATATATTGTAAAACTAGTGCACAAAACTagtgaaatataaatattttaaaaaaggaGCAAATTGAGTAATAGTactttgttttttatttatgATAAGGTAATGTTATACCAATCTCATTGAGGTATTATAATATTCTGCTAAATCAAATGGTATATTTTATTACATGAAAATGAATCACTGGAAATCGTAGACTGTGGCTTTGATATTATGACTTAGAAAAATTATTTGGAGAATAAAGAACTCTGTGTGTTCTGCTTCCTTTGTAGTATCTTATTCCAATGCCAAAGCAACATCTATCAACAGTATTCATTTCAAATTAATTCTCATGGTCTTTTATGATTAAAATGATTAAAACCCACTGATGATATGCCTTTCAAAGTCACAACAGGGAATGTACCTAATTTCACCCTGCAAAACACGATTGTTATCATCTTTCTCTCCGATCATACAGCGAAGCCGTATCTGCTGTCATATTTGACAGGTGTGTATCCAGTGCTACTggatgggatgtgtgtgtgttctcgatCTGAGTGCCCCGTCTGTTGCTTGCCCACCTGGCTGTAGGCTACCCCAGGGTGGAGGCTTGCACCCCGGCTGCTGCCTCGGCTGTGTGGCCGGCTCTCTGGGGCCGGGACGTCCTCCCTGGGGGAAGAAGAATAGGGGCAGGGGGGTAAGAGGGCAAGTAGAAACAGCAGTATGGCCACAGAACTATCTATAGCAGGGATAGGCAACTGGCATGGGGCCTGCATTAAATATAgatatgtatatttatatataattttAAAAACTCAATTGAGGTCTTAACTTACTGTTGAGACTtacaatagtagaatacacaaggtgcaataaAAAAAATGTGATTGTGTATCAGCAGTTTttttcttgttatgtcagtcactgacagtcactcagttATCCCATGTTAGCACAACATTTTTGGATTGGTTGGTTACTCTAAAAACTACAGTGACAAAAaaaggtatgtgaaccctttggaatgacctGGACTTCTGCATAAATTGCTCATACAATTTGatatgatcttcatctaagtcacaacaatagacaaacacagtctgcttaaactaataacacacaaaaaagtatatgttttcatgtctttactgaatacaccatgtaaacattcacagtgcagggtggaaaaagtatgtgaacccttggatttaataactggttgaccctcctttggcagcaataactaCCAAAGGAgacattttggaccattcctctttataaAACAGTTTCACTTCAGCAATATTCTTTgggtgtctggtgtgaaccgctctcttgaggtcatgccacagcatctcaatcaggttgaggtcaggaagGTGTATTTTCtcctgttgaagccattctgttgttgatttacatcggtgttttgggtcgttgtcctgttgcatcacccaaattctgttgagcttcaattggcggataGATAGCCtcacattctcctgcaaaatgtcttgataaacttgggaatacatttttccgtcgatgatagcaagctgtccaggccctgaggcagcacaGCAGcttcaaaccatgatgctccctccaccatactttacaattGGGATGAaattttgatgttggtgtgctgtgcctttttttctccacacatagtgttgtgtgttccatccaaacaactcaactttagttaatctgtccacagaatattttgccagtagcgctgtggaacatccagatgctcttttacaaacttcagacgtgcagtaATATTTttattggacagcagtggcttcttcggtGTCCTCCCAtcaacaccattcttgtttagtgttttacttaTTGTAGATTCGTCaacagatgttagcatgttccagagatttctgatAGTCTTTAGCCGACACTTGTCGtatctttggcatcattaaagtgaagactgttattttatcaaatcaattctctgtaattattattacgtgattaaactaataatgtcaatgtaattaactaggaagtcgggacACCAaagaaaatcttcagattacaaagttataattttcctaatacaacacttcagatattttaatatctgatcaattagtcttctaattaatgaattattcttacctcacgttagtctcattccaaacgtcgtaaattgttggttatctgcacgaacccagcctttactatgaatcatccatacatcaattgtcttaatcatttatttactaactaactaaacaatcacagaaatgcataaacaaaaaaAATAGTAGATATGGTTAtaaggaaatgataggggaggttccctagtgggctaagccgatatgacggcttggtggacaaagggaagtgggtgtggactgagaaggGCGGGAAAGACAAAAAGGAGTCACtgcacagttgataattataataattgaaatgctaatcctttgcacatgaacactcactcattcgggaataattgcaatcaatatatatttacgctcagtgtgtcgtcgtgatctctgttggaatcgtccgtCTTTCTGTTGTAAAGTTCATCTGAGCGTCTTTCTCTGCTTCCCTGAAGTCTTTCGTaattagaatggatacttcagagtaccattcagaaatgttcttatagaataggtgtttcggcggttgtcggtcttcgcatctcaggttgacataatttctagctgcagactagtaattagtaccTAAGGTTTGCTCTTATTCTTTCGGGattgatagtctcagagtttaaccattttaTTACCAATTAAGGCATAAATTGTCACGAataccaccgaaggtggctccccttcctgttcgggtggcgctcggcggtcgtcgtcgccggtctactagctgccaccgatccctttttccttttcgtttgtttttgtctaattgttttcacctgttccttgttggggttttgggatgggTGTTATTTAGGTTCCTTTAGCCCgctggtgtttgtgcgggcttgttgttATTTGACGTATTCTTTGTGTTCttttgggttttcgctgtccgGTATTTTTAGTGACTATGGTTTTGGGTTTGTTGCACCTGTGTTTTGGGCTTCACTCATGTTTGTAACTGGTTACTTTACGAAAGGACATTAAAGGCGTTTTTCCCGTCAGCCTTCTGCTCTCTGcgtctgactccacacccatcactCTCCAGACGTTACAGAAATCaagataattccaaagggttcatatACTTTTTCTTGCACTGCAAACATTTCTCCCCACCCTATAGCaacatgtgtagaattacaggaagtTTCACACTAATgaatagaattgcatgaaattattTATAAAATTGCTAAATATTCTCTCTACCCATGGCAACATCTGTAGAATTGCAGTGAGGCCGGTTCTGACTGCATGtgcgggtatggatgtgggtacgcagacctgTGAGCCACTGCGGCCTCTCATGAGTTCAGAATTTTTGTGGCCcacacccccatcaaagttgcccatccctgatctatGGTCTTAGTGTGAATACAGTACATTCTCCAGTACCTGATATCGTTAGACACTTCCTTCTCATACCGTGTGAACCTTGCATCACACTTGTAGATGAGGAGCCATATGAGTATCGCCAGAATGATGATGAGCAGTAGACAACCTACCACAGTACCAGCTATCACTCCTGCTCTGTTAGGGGCtagggagatggagggaacaAGCACCAGGTGAAGGAACTTTTTTACTTTTTTGTGCTTTAAACGTGAATGAGTGAGGGATTGACTGAatgagtgactgaggtggtaccTACGTTTGTTAGCTGTCAGTTTGACTCTGCACCTCTCGTCCCCCACAGCATTGGTCACCTCACACATGTAAATCCCCACAAAGCTCTCAGAGTGATTGCTGATCAACAACTCCCCAGTCACACGGTCTCATGGATCACAAAGTATGAAGAGCAGCAATGAACACATTTATTTTTCATTGCATGAACAGTCAGCTTAGATACAGTTTCTGTTCAAATGTGCTTTGATGCTGTAATTCACCATGAAACCAGTAAAGGTCAGACTTACTCTGTGTGGCTGAGGGTGGAATGggacctcctctttctctcttccatgCGTAGTTGAGGGGAGAGGACCCCTCGGATGACTTGCAGTGCAGGGAGACAGTCTCCCCCACTGCCTCCCCACCCTCCACCCAGCATTTAGGGACCGAAGGACGCACTGACGACAAAGGAATAATAATTACACAAATATCCGCTCTGTCACAGTTTAAAACAACTGAATACATTAAAGAGGACAGTGCTTATTTCTACCTTAACATTAGAAAAAAGACACATCTGGAATATTACATTTAGGGTAACTACAttgtatttattaaataaagCCAACGACACCTTTGCTTGTCAGGGTAGAGAATGACAGGTCTCTGACACTTTCTGAGGTAAGCTTTGTTTCCATTGTTTGAAAACAAGGCCACTTTTTTGTTAGTGCCCCTATTCAGGGTGTATGTAGTACTGTATTTTCTTTTCACCAAAGCTTATTTTTCCACCACACACAATACCGCTCTATTATATGCAGGGAGGGAGATAGACAGAAAGGATTGAAGAGCGGCACAGTGAAAAAAAAGTGCAGACAAAAGGTAAAAGACAAAAGGTAAAAGAAAAAAAGGATAGGAAACTTCGGTTGAGAACGAGAATGGCGAAGCACAGAAAAATAGAACTGACTTAAAGCTGCAGTAACTGTGAGGAAGTTTTAGCTCCAACTGAACTTGTTCTACTCAATAGTCCATAACATTTCCAGTGTGACACTTGTATTTGTGAAAGCACTTTAGAAATACTCAGTTTGAAGGTCTTGCTGTACCTTGGAGGTTGTTCAGAAGCACAGGTGGAGGTTCATGAGGTCAAAAAAAACATGACAATGAAAATGTGGAGTGGTGACATTCTCTTGAGGAGAAAACCAACCACATTTTCATGAACTTATTCAACTTAAGTTCAAGTTGTCACAACTAACTAAAACCAAGCTACACTACAGGTGTGAGACCAACAGCCAGGCTTAAATAATGCAGCATGTTGACACGTTAGCCCAAAGTTGAAATGTAACGTCTGTCTCACCCATCACGACCAGGGACACTTTCTGCATGTCCACTCCCGGTGACTTCTTGACTTTACACTGGTAGGTGGCAGAATGGGCTGGTGACAGGAAAGCGATGGAGAGGGACGCATCACCCAGGGAAGGGTCGCCAGCAGCAAAGTCCAGCCCCTTAGTTAGACCAGAGTTACCATGGATGTACTTATTCCCACCTGCATAGGACAACAGCTGAAGAAGTCCCAACATTTGAAAAATCAGAAGAACGGGGGAAAAAAACAACAGATGTTTGATATATCTTAGCAACAAGAGGTGAGCAGATGGAAGTAATGGACTTGGTTCTATCCTTGAACCAGCTACTTTATCTAACAGCATGTTTTGTGATTGCTTGAAATGTTGTGGAGAGAACTTTATAGAACAATCTGAGATCTCACCGAGAATAACTTGGTAACTTCAGTTCCACTTACCAGTTGGTCCTTCTGGGTGGTATCTGGGCTGACCACTGACCACTCAATATCCAGCTCTCCAGTGTCCGAGGGGTCAGGTGTGTATGTACACATCAGGGTCATTCTCTCCCCCTGGGCCCTCTGGAGGGTCTGAGGACCAGTAGAGGTCAGCTGCATCCCCATGCTGCCAGCTAGGGCCATTCAAATACTGTTACTGTGAACCCTAGTGACAACTTCTCAAGTCTATTGAATTTGACCTTCTAATACTAAttactactgtaggcctactgcttAGAAAACTTAGGAGAGAGATTTAGTATTCAGCTTCTTCTTTATAATTTACATCTCCCTGACTATAGTTGTTTTAAATGGTGAAAAAACAACATGAATGCTGTATCCTTGACTTCTATAATAACAACAGATGTTATTGTGTGTTCTCGTGTTAGTTTGTTGGACAAGCATATTGAAATGAAGTAACTGAAAGATGCAAGCAAactcaacatttacattacacacATCCTCAAGAGAGAGACAAAAGCCTTCTTGTGAACTGGCAGTATCCACCATGGCAACACACCTGAAGACCATTACCCAAGGGATGAACTGTGTTATGATTGCCATCCTTGAATAAAGAGACTGttctattcagtctgtaacaaTCCAGTTTCCCGTGTTGAGTTCAGGGATAAGTTAGTAATAGAAATGAATCATTTCCTCTCTTTACAGAgtactgtgcatgtgtgtgtgtgcatgtgtgtttgtgtgtagggtGTTCTTCCTCACCTGCATTGAGAAAAACTGTGATTGCACATATCCCGATCATGGAAGACCATGGGCGAGAGCTAGGAATGCATGGATAGACATTTTGAACCATGGCAACATTGAACAGACAAGCACATATATCAATGCTTTGAAAATACATATAGCTCTCTGTGGTGCCCTGCTTGAAAACTAGATGAGCACATGACATGGTATTCTGAGCGTCCCGGTTTGTGTAGGGACAATTTGTGAAAACACACCTTCATTGCAAAATGAACCTTGATGGAAGAGAAAATAATAGAAAAAGTATTTTGTAGACCGTATCCTTTATATTGTCTGCTGCCTAACTGGAACTGTGTAACAGGCTTGAAGCAGAGTGTTGAAATAGACAACGTATAAAAAAGAGCAGGTACACTGAACAAATAGGTATATATTTGTGAGCTGCGTCACGCTAAAGCATCAGTTATACAGCTGCATCTGCTACACCTACATTCTGTTCAACCTACATGTATTTCAAAGTATTTCTACAGACAAAAAGATAATGTACTGATATTAACAAAATAAAGTAAAATGCTTAGATAAGCTATTTCTTCTCGGATAGGGTATTTTGTGAAATACCAATTGTTTTAGAGAGGTTTATCAAAACGTTTTAAAACTAGATGTTCCCTTTGGTTAAAGCACCCAAACAGTAGTTCCacaataatgtatttatttttcaactgtATTATTTGAAGCCACATAGACTACAACAGTGTTTTCGCACACTGtaaacctgttgtttacaaagcatgtcacaaataaaatgtgatttgattttataACAAGGTTTGAAAACAATACAAGGTAGCCCAAAAAGCTAAAAAGCTCACAATAGCACAAAGGGGAAATCAACgtgacaatgaacacaattcaCCTGAATGAATGTTGCTCATCCAAATGTAGAACCATTCCAATCAATCGACAAAGCATGTCGGCaggttctctttctctgtctcttctgcACTGTCTTCTTCTCTATCCCTCTGACACAGCAGGTCatgcctgtcttcctcctccatctcattAGCATAGGCTAATCTCATTGGACAGGTCTTCTATCAAAACCTGTTTTTCTTTTTCCAAAGAAACCTTAAACCAGAATTAGTGTGGACTGCCATAAATTGTCACCTGCGATACGAGAGTTACACACCTTTGAAAAAGTTTCGATTTTGTGGATAGTCACTCTTTGTCAAATATTTTGTTCACTTTATCGCCTACCATCTGTGGATGAGCTCTGGTTTCAAACAAAGAGCTAGGAGGCCATGGTAATGTGGTCCAAACAGCCAGGTCTCAGGTGACAACAAACAGGTTATTCATCTGGTTACTGGTTAGTCCAGGATACACAAGGTGTGGTGGGGAGTGAATCAATGAAATAGATTAAACAACCAAATTGGCTAAAATTGATAAATTAACTATAGTAATTGGAACGTGACTTCTACATTTCCCGTTAAAATATTAAATAACCAAAACAGAACATTCTTTAGAGATGCAGTCCACAGATCCTCATGTGTGACTGTGAATTGCCTATTTCCTCAAAACAAATAGACCAGTTAATATGAATTGCCTCTAAAATAATCCCCAGTCAACCCTTAAATTATGCCAGCCCTCTCAGCAGGTACTACAATTTACCATAAGGTTTTCCTTGTTTGTCCATAAATATTCCTGTAACATTACCAACTGCATGACATTAGCATTATTTGTGGCTTTAATTTCCTGGACATGCAGTATCCCATCCCAGATGAAGACAGATGAAacatggagcaggttttcatcaaggatctctctctactttgctccgttcagctttccctcaaacctgaccagactcccagtccctgccactgaaaaacatccccacagcatgatgctgtcaccaccatgcttcaccatagggatggtgccaggtttc encodes:
- the vsig8a gene encoding V-set and immunoglobulin domain-containing protein 8a produces the protein MLCRLIGMVLHLDEQHSFSSRPWSSMIGICAITVFLNAAGSMGMQLTSTGPQTLQRAQGERMTLMCTYTPDPSDTGELDIEWSVVSPDTTQKDQLLLSYAGGNKYIHGNSGLTKGLDFAAGDPSLGDASLSIAFLSPAHSATYQCKVKKSPGVDMQKVSLVVMVRPSVPKCWVEGGEAVGETVSLHCKSSEGSSPLNYAWKRERGGPIPPSATQNRVTGELLISNHSESFVGIYMCEVTNAVGDERCRVKLTANKPPNRAGVIAGTVVGCLLLIIILAILIWLLIYKCDARFTRYEKEVSNDIREDVPAPESRPHSRGSSRGASLHPGVAYSQVGKQQTGHSDREHTHIPSSSTGYTPVKYDSRYGFAV